The Malus sylvestris chromosome 3, drMalSylv7.2, whole genome shotgun sequence genomic sequence CTAATTCGTTACTAGTTTACCTCTCTTTCTCTTTACTTTCCCTGAAAATTACCCTTATTTCTTTTATTGATTGATTACCCGCTTTCACCACTCCAATCCTTCAAGAACCCATATTTCTTTCAATCCTTGGGTATCCAGAAAAAATCACCAGAAGATAAATTTCTTTtgtaaagaaaattttaaaatgtaaaGTATGATAAATTGCTTACCTCCCGTAAAGAAAATTTTAACGCGGGACAATCTCGTGATTTTATTGTTCACAtgagaaaaacaaagaacaatTTGAACCGAAAACGGGGGTAATTCCGTCATTACACTATTCTTTTGAACAGTGATTTTTGCCGTAGGACTTTAGTACGTATAATTTGGAGAACTCATACTAGTTTAGATTCAAATCCAATTTTGTCTGTCCCATAAGCCAATTGCTTTTGGCCCTACTTAAATTCGAGTCTCGTTCGAACTAAGTACTTTTTTCTGACTCATTCCTAGGACCAACCCCAAATTATTGTGACAAAACTAACCGGTCTCCTTCTAAAATAGAAAAATCGACTTAAACCGATTCTCCAGTTGTGGGTCGACTTGGCTCGATGCATTTACAGGGCTGGGTCGGCCTATGTACCTCGTTCATTTGTAACATTTGAGCCACGTTTTCAGGTTCAGCCTAGGGTTAGTGACTAGTCCACAACATGACCCATGAAACCTCAGGAAATTAGTAGCCCAACCCTTCCTTAACTTGGACTAGCCCAAGAATATTCATAGTGGAGGGAAAGGCTAATAACTAACATTGGCGGGTACTGCAACTTCAAGGAAATTTCAGGGGGCACAGAACCCTGCAAATCTGTTGTCAAATTGGTAACTACTACTGAGACTCTTCAAGGCTGATATCAGCTGCTTTTGACTATCTTTtaactattttatttaaaaagaaTGAAAGACTTGACCGATTGAGCAAAcatagaagaagaacaagaagaagagcAAACACAGTCATCTCATTCTCTTCTGGGTAAGCTTCAATTCCCTGTTTTCAGCTTTCCTTACGTAAATTTGTCTGTGTTAGATGCTACGGCATGTTATTGACTTCAAATACTGTCACCGTTGTAGCGTTTCAAGTTTCGATAAGTTTGCGTAGCATTCCAGGTATAAATAAGTTTACGTCGGAATTTGGTATTTAGAAAATGATTTTCGCATTCTCATTTTCTCATCCGCTCTCCTTACTAGAATCAATGGACAAAAACGAGGAGAGGTCCGAGAGGAGTGCAGACGGGAAACTTGGGACTGGGGGAAACTACCCTTTAGCATCTTGTCAGATGTCACTGATCAATCCATTATATGATTAAATGAGTGCTAATGGATTAAAGATGTTAGATGCATGGCTTTTCTGTTCTATTTTATTTGAATTCCTCATGtttattggttttttttgttgtccCTAGGTAAAACTTTGTGAGTTTGTGCCTCTAGCTATCACTTAAATTATTCAACCCTGTCCGCTCCTCTTTCCTTTTGCTAACTAAAAGACTAACAATCTCCCGCTGCTCATTCAACTTTTGGGGCATTTAGGAAGATTTAAGCTTGTCCTCATTAGGTTTCTCTAGATTCCCATCTGAAGATGTGGGATTTCGCTTTCCATTAGTTTAGTTCGTGCTGCTAACCTTGATACATACATTGGAAAGTAAATTTTTTGAAGGCGGGGGTTTTTGAGATTGTCACTGTCTCTCTTGAATCTCGGTGTTGTTGAGTAGAACTTGCCCCAAAAATCCGGCATGTAGGAACCAAGGAAGCGTGCTCAAGAGTTCTTAAACTGCTCCAAGATACGCTATTTTTCAGATTGTGAGACAAATTGGATCCTAGCAAACTGTGTCCTAGTATACTTTTTCACTTAACTGGTTATATCGAATGCAAATATGGTCGATGAATTTACCGAGCTTGCTTTTATATAAACCAGTACTCTGCAGTATGCACAATGCTGGCGCCATATCCGTCTAAACactaaggcctcgtttggcagctcgtaTAATGAATCAAATAGGATTAATTATACGGACTCAGGTAATTGGtgcattttggtataaaatagtTGTGGGATTAATAACATGGTCCAACCTCTTTTATACGGTCAACACCCGCTTACTGATAGTCTCAAAAGGAAAATGATAATTAGTCCGGACACTGAATCAAAAACAAGTTGTGcattctctcttccctctttcAATCAGAAACACGCTGCCGTCtagttcctcatcttcttctccaacCCAACAACCTCTTTCTAGGTTCTCGAAGCTTCGAACCAtaatctctctgtctctctcctctCGGTTTGGAAATTTCAGCAAATTTAGAAATTCTCAACAATTGTCTAACTCCTTGGAAATCCTCTCGAACCataatctctctctccccactcGATATGGAAATTTCAATAAATTAGGAGAGATTTCATCTTATTTTTCGGTTTCAAAGGATTAGAAGTCATGGAGATGATGGTTTGTAGTTGGTGGTGAGAAGCACAATGGTGGCGGTGCTACGCTATGCTGttctttttttctgattttttttttaatttttcttatgtgTAGTTaccttttttcttcattttaccATCAatcattatttaaaaattattaaacaataataattataatctaAAGTTTTGTTAATCCAGCACACAATCAAACATAGTTGAAATTAGGTTTTGCTCAAATATGGGGGATTTTTTATTTGCTTCTTGTTTTGAAGATAGGATTTGAAAATCTTTAGGTTTCTAGATAATAATAAacatagtataaataatacgacTATTAGTCCAATGTTGCACCAAACGTCCGATTATTAGGTCAGTACAATCTGACGATTGTTTATCTTATACaactgaaatagtcagtacattCCGACCTGCCAAACGAGGTCCGTTCTTTCTATCCCTCTATTTTCTCGAGTGTACTAGAATTCTAGGAATCTGTAAGTGCGACGagaaattattgtttttttgcTTGAGCTTATTCTTAGGCAGTTTTTATCTGCATTACCACATTTTAATAATGATCTGCGACTGTATGTATCTGCAGGCAAAATATGGCTACCTTGGCAACTGCTGAAATTTGTGATTCGAATACAACTCTTTTGGAAAGTGGAGATTTGCGTGTGCTGCCACCAATTTTCCAGACATACGGACAATCTCGAGTATTCTCAGGCCCCATTACCACACTAAAGGTATTTGAGGACAATGTCTTAGTCAGACAGCTTCTCGAGACCAAAGGCGAGGGAAGAGTTTTGGTTATTGACGGCGCAGGAAGCATGAGATGTGCTTTGGTTGGAGGGAACTTGGGACAGTTGGCTCAAAACATGGGATGGGCAGGTATTGTGGTGAA encodes the following:
- the LOC126616649 gene encoding putative 4-hydroxy-4-methyl-2-oxoglutarate aldolase 3 — translated: MATLATAEICDSNTTLLESGDLRVLPPIFQTYGQSRVFSGPITTLKVFEDNVLVRQLLETKGEGRVLVIDGAGSMRCALVGGNLGQLAQNMGWAGIVVNGCIRDVDEINECDIGVRALASHPVKSNKKGAGEKHVLINIAGTLIREGEWLYADNDGILISVSELSV